In Parasegetibacter sp. NRK P23, the genomic stretch CGTGAGCGCCTTCATGATTCCCTCATAGGTATCCAGCGCATTTGCGCCAGGTGCCTGGTAAATGAGCAGGAAAGCCGCCGGCTTGCCGTTTGCGAACGAATTAATGCTGTAATCGAACCTTCCCAGTTCAACCCTCGCCACATCCCGGAGGTACACAATGCTTCCGTCGGCCGGTCGGGTACGCACAATGATGTTTTCGAATTCTTCTTTGGTGCTGATGCGGCTGTTCGTTAACACGCTGTATTCGAACGCCTGCGTACCGGGCTGGGGATTACCGCCTACAGTACCACCGGCCACCTGGAGGTTCTGCTCCTGCAACGCCGCGTTCACTTCTGCCGGCGTCATGCCGAGTGCAGCCATTTTCTCGGGATTCAGCCATATCCTCATACCGAAATCATCGGCACGCGACAACACATCTCCCACCCCTTTTACCCGCTGTATGGCATCCTTCACATACAGGTTAACATAGTTTCCGATAAAGTTAGCGTCCCTTGTGCCATTGGGAGAATAAAACGCAAGGGCCACCATGATACTGGGATTTCTCTTGCGCACCGTAAGTCCCAACCGCTTCACCGCATCCGGCAAAGTAGGTTCAGCCACACTCACTCTGTTCTGCACATCCAGCGTCGCGATGTTGATGTCGGTTCCCACCTCAAAGTTCACGGTAATACTGCTCTGACCGCTACTTGTGCTGTTACTGCTCATGTACGTCATGCCGGGCGTACCATTCACCTGCGTCTCAATAGGCGTGGTGGTGGTTTGTTCCACGGTCTGCGCATCGGCTCCTGTAAAGTTTCCGTTGATAGAAACAGTGGGCGGAGAAATATCCGGGTACTGTGCCACCGGCAGGTTGATCAAAGAAATTACCCCGACCAGTACAATCACGATGGATACCACGATCGCGGTGACGGGTCTTTTTATAAATACATCTGCTATCATTTGAATTGCTCTTTTCGTTGAAACTTCTGATCGTTATTTTTTAGGAGCGGCCCCGGGTTGTTCGGTGGTGATCACACTTCCTTCCCTCAGGTTCTGTACGCCCTGCACCACGATCTTATCTCCTTTGCTCAATCCTTCCCTTACAAGAATATCCGTTCCTATTTGTTTGCCGAGCACTACTTTGCGCTGCGTTACTTTATTGCTGTCACCAACGGCATACACGAAGAATTCACCCAGCATTTCAGTGACGGCCTTATAAGGAATGGTTACACTTTCCGCTCCCGCACTGCTTTTTACGCGCACCGTACCGCTCATTCCAGCCTTCAGCATATTTTTCGCGTTCGGGAAAGAGAGTCTCATTTTTAAAGTACCCGTCTGCGGATCTACCGCTCTGTCGATCACGCTGATGGAACCGGGATAAGGATACACATCCGTTCCGAATGCAAGGGTGAAAGTGGAGTCAACGTTTTTTGTTCCCTGCAACTGCGTGAAACGGAATATTTCTTTCTGATCGATCGCGAAATCCACAGCGATGGGGTTGTCCGATGACACAACATTCAATACGGTTTGTCCAGCCACAACCGCGGTTCCGGTTTTCACCTGCGAGATACCGATGGTCCCATCAAAAGGTGCATAGATAGTTGAGAAGTTCACGTTCGATTGCAGGCTCTTTACATTGGCCTGTGCCGCGGCCACCTGTTTTTTTGCGGCCTCCAGTGCTGCATCGGCATAATCCACCTGCTGCTTGGCAATCGCATCTTTTTTATCCAGTTCATGGTATCGGTCAGCATCTTTCTGGGCTTTCACCAGGTTGGTTTCCTGCACTTGTAAATTGGCAATCGCCTGCTGAACGTTCGCACTGTACAATTGCGCGTCAATGGAATACAGCTTCTGTCCTTTCCTTACCCTGTCGCCATCTTTAAAAAAAATACCCGTAACATAACCACTCACCTGAGCACGCAGTTCCACCTGGTTTAACGCTACCACAGTGGCTGGGTATTCATCAAAATAGGCAACGTTCCCGGAAGTCACTTCCGCCACGGTAACCGGAACGGCTGGCGGCGGCCCCTGTTGTTGCTGCGCCTGCTTGTTCCCGCAGGATATGATAAACAGCAGGCTGCTGATACCTGCGAAAATCCGGATCTTATTCAATAACATATTATGGAAGTTTTAAGCATTAATAATTGATTTGGCCAAGCGCTTTCTTCATATCGACCTTACTGGCAAGCAGTTGATAAAGGGCATTGTAATAACTGATCTGTGAAGTTCTCAGGTCTGTTTCCGACGTAATCACCTCCAGATAGGTTTTGATACCGGACCTGTATTGCAACTGGATCACATCGTACACTTCCTGTGCGAGCGCCAGGTTTTCTTTCAAAGCCTGGTAGTTGGCAAGCGCTCCTTTATAACCGGCAATGGCCTGTGCATATTCGGCGTTGACGCTGTTTTTCAGGTTCACGATATCTTCTTCGGTCCGCTTCAGTTGCCATTCAGCCACCGCGATGTCCGCGTTTCTTTTTCCGCCCTGGAAGATGGGCCAGGTAAGGGACAGCGCCGCAAAGGAGTTGGGATAATTTACATTGTAAAGCTTACTGAACCGGTCGTTGAGGTAATTGAAATTATACGCCCCGTTCAACGATACATTCGGGAGAAAACTCCATTTATTGTACCTGATGTTCGCATCCTGCAGCCTGCGCTGTGTTTCCAATTGCCTGTATTCGATCCGGAGCCTGTAGTCGGGTAGCTGAAGTGTATCCGCAATGACCTCTTTCTCCATTTGAGCCACATCAGAGATGATTTTAATATCCTGTTCAGCAGGATAGCCCATCAGCAATTTGAGTACTTCTTTCTTCGCCTCCAGCAGTTCCATATTACTTTTCCGCAAAGCCTTTGTATTGTTCAATTGAATTGTGGCCCGTTTGAAATCTGTTTTGTCGGCCACACCTGCTTCATATTGGCTGGTCGCATCACGCAGACTCTTTTCGAGGCGAACGATGTTTTCATCGGCCACGCGAACCTGTTGCGCGGTGGCAAGCACATCATAATACGCTTTACTTACATTGGCGGCGATATCTATTTTACTGCTGCTCGTATTTTGGTTTGCCTGAAGTTGTACGTCTCCTTTGGAACGCAGTGCCAGTAAAGCGTCCCTGTTGAAAATATTCTGTGAAAGCGTGAACTGTAGCGCGGATACATTGTCAACACCCAGTTTCACGGGATTTCCACCGATGATGTTGGTCTGCACCTCAAAATTGTGCTGCAGGTTATAGTTGAAATTCACCCTCGGATACCAATCCGAAAGCCTGCTCTTAATCGTATAATTGGTGATCTGTTCATCAATCTTCGCCTGTTTCACCAAAGGTTGGTTTTCTATGGCAAAGGCGATACACTGTTCCAGTGAAAGTGAGTCCGACAACTGCGCCATTCCTGAAAGCGGCAACAGACACACCAAACACAGCGTTCTAACAACGTTTGATACTCTCATATAATTTAAAAAATAAAAAGTACGATGGCTTACAACCGGATGCCATCCCAAATGATGGCCAGAATATTGTTCACACTGTCCGGAGAAAATTCCCGCCGACCCGATACATGAACTTTGGCAGTAGTGGAGATCGCCCCCAGCACCACGGGTGCCACCAGGAAATACTCCATCTCTTTGACGACACCTTCTTCCATACCCGCTCGGATAAAGTTGAAAAAGTTGTCTATGAACACCTGTTTCGCTTCCAGGGTACGTTGCGCATAAGGTGAGTTGTTGTACTGATCCAGGAAATACAAAGCATCAGGATTAGTGATATAATAATGTAACAGCTTCCTGCATTCCTCAAAAAACTGGTCCCGGAAACTCAATGAAGTATCTCTCGCACCGAAAGCCACGTTTGAAAGTTCTTTGCAGATCAGCAGGTATATCTCCAACATCACATCATCCTTGCCCGGAAAATAATGGTAAATCGTTCCACACGCT encodes the following:
- a CDS encoding efflux RND transporter periplasmic adaptor subunit, which codes for MLLNKIRIFAGISSLLFIISCGNKQAQQQQGPPPAVPVTVAEVTSGNVAYFDEYPATVVALNQVELRAQVSGYVTGIFFKDGDRVRKGQKLYSIDAQLYSANVQQAIANLQVQETNLVKAQKDADRYHELDKKDAIAKQQVDYADAALEAAKKQVAAAQANVKSLQSNVNFSTIYAPFDGTIGISQVKTGTAVVAGQTVLNVVSSDNPIAVDFAIDQKEIFRFTQLQGTKNVDSTFTLAFGTDVYPYPGSISVIDRAVDPQTGTLKMRLSFPNAKNMLKAGMSGTVRVKSSAGAESVTIPYKAVTEMLGEFFVYAVGDSNKVTQRKVVLGKQIGTDILVREGLSKGDKIVVQGVQNLREGSVITTEQPGAAPKK
- a CDS encoding TolC family protein — its product is MRVSNVVRTLCLVCLLPLSGMAQLSDSLSLEQCIAFAIENQPLVKQAKIDEQITNYTIKSRLSDWYPRVNFNYNLQHNFEVQTNIIGGNPVKLGVDNVSALQFTLSQNIFNRDALLALRSKGDVQLQANQNTSSSKIDIAANVSKAYYDVLATAQQVRVADENIVRLEKSLRDATSQYEAGVADKTDFKRATIQLNNTKALRKSNMELLEAKKEVLKLLMGYPAEQDIKIISDVAQMEKEVIADTLQLPDYRLRIEYRQLETQRRLQDANIRYNKWSFLPNVSLNGAYNFNYLNDRFSKLYNVNYPNSFAALSLTWPIFQGGKRNADIAVAEWQLKRTEEDIVNLKNSVNAEYAQAIAGYKGALANYQALKENLALAQEVYDVIQLQYRSGIKTYLEVITSETDLRTSQISYYNALYQLLASKVDMKKALGQINY
- a CDS encoding TetR/AcrR family transcriptional regulator, encoding MNVQSEIAGKKEAILRSAMELIRQHGFHGTPMSQIARHANVACGTIYHYFPGKDDVMLEIYLLICKELSNVAFGARDTSLSFRDQFFEECRKLLHYYITNPDALYFLDQYNNSPYAQRTLEAKQVFIDNFFNFIRAGMEEGVVKEMEYFLVAPVVLGAISTTAKVHVSGRREFSPDSVNNILAIIWDGIRL